GGCCAGGACCGTGGCCGAGACAAGCGTCAGCAGTGCGAACCGCACCATACCGCGATCCATGATGCCTGCGCTCATTCCGCGAGGTCGAGCGCCTCAAGCTGCTCGGCGACCTCCTCGGCCCCGTAGAGCGTCTGGATGCTGGCATTGGTCGCAGCACCGGGCATCACGACAATGCGGCCCTTCTGCACGGCCTCCATCTGGCTGACGATCGGATCGGATTCGAGAAAGGCGATCTTGTTCTCGGCCTCGTCGAGGTTCCAGCGCTTGCGGTCGACCTGTGCCGCGACGATCACGGTGGGGTCGGTCGCCATGATGCCTTCCCAGCCCAAGGTCGGCCATTCGGACGCGGCCTTGACGGCGTTCGAGCCGCCCAGAAGCTCCGCGATATACGTCGACGGACCGTTGCCGCCGGCGAGGTAGGCATCGTCTTCGGGCGACGGGCTGGAGAACCAGAACAGGAATGTCAGGTCATCGCGGTCCTCGAATCGCCCGCGCAGGGCCGACTCGCGCGCCTTCAGATCCGCGATAACGGACTCGCCCCGATCCGCGACATCGAAGATCCGCGACAGATCCGAGATCTCTTTGTAGAGTTGATCCATCGTCCAGAGCTCGGAGCGGGTGCCGTAGATGTCGGTGGAGACCTCCGTCACGGAACAGGCGCTCGGGGACAGATAGGTGGGAATGCCCAGGCTGTGAAAATCCTCGCGTTGGGCGACCTTGCTGTCGGGACCCATGAGCGTGACCAGCATCGCCGCCACGAAGTCGGGCTGCACCGCCAGCACCGATTCCAGCGAGGGAAACTCGACCGACAGAAGCTCCACCTCGGCGTTCGCCTCTGCCAGCTCGGGCAGCACCGTGTTGGGCCAGAAGGCCGTCGCCGCCATGCGGTCCTCGAGCCCCAGCATCAGCATGATCTCGGCGCTGTTCTGACCAAGCGCAACGGCGTTCTGCGGCGGAGCCTCGAAGGTGACGGACTGCCCGCAGTTCTCGACCGTCATGGGATAGTCCGTCTGTGCCTGGACCGCAGAGCCAAGGCAGGTTGAAACTGCGACTGC
Above is a window of Paracoccus liaowanqingii DNA encoding:
- a CDS encoding ABC transporter substrate-binding protein, translating into MTVENCGQSVTFEAPPQNAVALGQNSAEIMLMLGLEDRMAATAFWPNTVLPELAEANAEVELLSVEFPSLESVLAVQPDFVAAMLVTLMGPDSKVAQREDFHSLGIPTYLSPSACSVTEVSTDIYGTRSELWTMDQLYKEISDLSRIFDVADRGESVIADLKARESALRGRFEDRDDLTFLFWFSSPSPEDDAYLAGGNGPSTYIAELLGGSNAVKAASEWPTLGWEGIMATDPTVIVAAQVDRKRWNLDEAENKIAFLESDPIVSQMEAVQKGRIVVMPGAATNASIQTLYGAEEVAEQLEALDLAE